The sequence GAACATAAGCGAAACAAACGAGACCTCATGCTTTAAAATGGGTGTATTCTAAAATGCGTAAACGGCTAGCCTCGTGCAGGGGCCCACGTGCCAGAGGAGGGCCGCACACCTACGTGCGGACCCCACCATCCCACGGCACCGTCCACGTGTAGCCGTGCAAGGGACGAGACGGGAGGCAAGGGGGGGGGGGTCCCTGTCCCGTGATCCGACGCCTCGTTTCCCGGGTCGCccgcccgacaggtgggccccacgtgtcagcccCCCACACGCGCGGCCcatatctctctcctctcctccattcCCCCCATTCCTCCGCTCCCCCACCGCCTCTGCCTCCCCCACCCCCCGGCGATGGccaccctctccttccctctcccgCATCTCACCCAGGCCATCCccgcgcgagcgcgagcgcgtccgcgaccgcgaccgcgaccgcttcgtgggatccccgCGCGGCTCCTCTCCTGCCGCGccgcgatggcggtggcgcccgacaaggaggaggcggcggcggcagttgcTCTGGACAAGGCGGTGAAGGTGGCGGTAAAGGTGGCGGCTCCCGacagggcggcggtggccgcggtggGCGTCGGGGAGGAGCTCCCCGAGGGGTACGACCAGATGATGCCGGCcgtggaggaggcgcggcggcggcgagccggggtGCTGCTGCACCCGACCTCGCTCCGCGGCCCCCACGGCATCGGCGACCTCGGCGACGAGGCGGTCGCCTTCCTCGCCTGGCTCCGCGACGCCGGCTGCACGCTCTGGCAGGTGAGTGGAGCTTCGCATTATCGCGCCCATGGCTAATCGAATCTGCTCGCCGATTAAGCCGCGATTAGCGTCTGATTAGCGAGCTTAATTGCGTTTTTGCATTCCATTTGCGGGACCCACCACGGCCAGGGATGGTGGGCCATGGAATGCGCTCTGGGCCCTGGTGGGCCGGGGAACGAGACAAAATACGGGGGCCCAGCAAGTGGGCTGCGAGTGCAGCCGGGCCTACTGTCCCAGTACGTGGAGCAAAGCATTATCGTCCATTCTCGCTGAAACATACCGATTGTTGTTTGGTACTGAGAATCTGCGCGACCGCGACTGTTGTTGTTTGCTGATTGAAATGCTCACATCTTATCTGCTGCTGTCATGGCATGTGTCCGTTCTGATTGTCACAGCAACGGATGGGAATGAGCACCAAATCACAAGATTGTTAAATCAGTAGCAAACAGGAAGAAGAGTCAGGAGTGTACAGTGTTAAAACATGTATTACTGTGTGGTAGAAAAGGAATTCATTGGTTCTGGCCATGTTTACAGGTTCTTCCGCTTGTTCCGCCGGGAAGGAAGTCTGGGGAGGATGGCTCTCCATATTCAGGACAGGTGAAACTATATCCAGCTAATCTTGCATATTATGTGGCAATCATCGAATGGAACTTATACGGGTACGCGTTGCAGGATGCAAACTGTGGTAATACCCTCTTGATTTCACTTGAAGAGCTTGTAAAAGATGGGTTGTTGATGGAGAATGAACTACCTGACCCCTTGTAAGTTTGAACTCCTTAATGAATATTACAGTAATGTCGGCGTCAAGCATTTACATTTTTAAATTGATGGTAGGGATATGGAGTATGTTGAATTTGACACCGTCGCCAATCTGAAAGAACCTCTTATTGCAAAGGTTAGTTTTTCATGACTGTTTGTTCACTTCAGCATATCTTTCTGTTTCCTCCGACTGGATTGATTGTTCTACCCTTCTACTGAGCTCAAACAATTGAAATGTGTACAGTAATATTAATACTACTGAATTGATGGAATGAATCATTgcataattaaaattttagataaatcttttcttctaggctGCAGAGAGGCTCCTACAGAGCCATGGAGAGCTCAGAACGCAATATGACTGCTTCaagaaaaatccaaatatttcAGGCAAGAAATCTTGATTTGCTAATTTCAAACCATGCTTAGTCTTAGTCTTCCATACTCTTAATGAGAATAGCAGATACAATAATGTCAGCAAAAAAACAGGGTAATACATCAAGTACAAAACTGCAACCTATTAAACCTCTGGTATATGCATCAATAAATAGCTAGGTGTTGCTATGTTACAAAGACCATCAGATAGATAACCGGCTCAAATCAGGGGTCAGGTGGTCTGCCTTTACAAATATCcatctaaaaagaaaatagcAATGATCCTGAAATGTATGCCTGAAGAATATACACAGTACAGTGCCTTAGTCGCTCTTTTCTGCCAGGTTGGCTTGAAGATGCTGCACTTTTTGCTGCTATTGACAGAAGTATTGATGCATTATCCTGGTATGAGTGGCCTGAACCTCTGAAAAATCGACATCTTGGGGCCTTGGAAGACATATATCAAAAACAGAAGGATTTCGTAAGCATTTCAAGCTATAATATTTTCATTGCAATGAattattagagaaaaaaatgccAGTGGACTCATCTACTTAACTTGCTATGCAGATAGAGATATTTATGGCTCAACAATTCTTATTTCAAAGGCAATGGCAGCGAATTCGTAAACATGCAAAGAAGTTGGGTATCAGCATAATGGGTGACATGCCCATATATGTTGGCTACCATAGTGCAGATGTTTGGGCAAACAGGAAATCGTTTTTGCTGGTACACCTCAATAATTTTCCCTCGTAGTCATGTGTCATCGAATTCTTGAAATGCTATACATTCTGTTTCTTGATTGTCTTTTCCGGTGTAAAGGACAAGAATGGTTTTCCGACTTTTGTTAGTGGTGTTCCACCTGATGCATTTAGTGAAACTGGTCAGCTTTGGAACAGGTAATCCTTTGCTCCCTGTCAATGTGATCAGGAAAAAAGTTGAATACAATTAACAGCATTTCCTTTGTGAAACTTGCAACTTTACAGTCCATTGTACGACTGGAAAGCTATGGAAGCAGGTGGATTTGAATGGTGGATAAAAAGGATTAATCGTGCCCTTGATTTGTATGATGAGTTCCGTATAGACCATTTCCGGGGGCTTGCAGGTTTTTGGGCAGTTCCTTCTGGTAAACCAAATACATCCAGCTAGCCTGTCTACATAATAGGAGTACATATTTTTGGGTAAATAGATTCAAATTTCTAATTTGTTACCGGTGCATGTAGAGTCAAAAGTAGCGCTGGTCGGAAGCTGGAGGGTGAGCATTGACTTGATGTACATGGTATCCCCCTTATTTTTTCAGAAATATTTGTTGCTGATGTACgcttttctgtttttctttggcAGTAGGCTGGACCGAGGAATGCATTTTTTGATGCACTATTCAAAGCTGTCGGTAGAATAAACATAATAGCAGAAGACCTGGTAagcattctattttttttacatttatctAATAAAACCATGATTGGTTTTTCTTTTGTGGACCAATATGGAAGTAGAAATTCACATAATTTCTCCATCAAAGTCTTATTCGAGTCAGCTACACAAGTTTTATCTGCAACCAGACATTCATAAGCTACTCAGCATCAGCTGTAGATTGTCAAAAATGTGATTTAACATAGAATTCCTCATAATAATCATGGGTTAATATAGTCGAGCATAGTTCTACTCATGCTTTATCTGATCATCTCATACTATTTGTAGGGGGTGATAACAGAAGATGTTGTTGACCTAAGGAAGTCTATTGAGGCTCCTGGAATGGCAGTTCTTCAGTTTGGTAATAATGTTCCAAAGC is a genomic window of Oryza glaberrima chromosome 7, OglaRS2, whole genome shotgun sequence containing:
- the LOC127780598 gene encoding 4-alpha-glucanotransferase DPE1, chloroplastic/amyloplastic, yielding MATLSFPLPHLTQAIPARARARPRPRPRPLRGIPARLLSCRAAMAVAPDKEEAAAAVALDKAVKVAVKVAAPDRAAVAAVGVGEELPEGYDQMMPAVEEARRRRAGVLLHPTSLRGPHGIGDLGDEAVAFLAWLRDAGCTLWQVLPLVPPGRKSGEDGSPYSGQDANCGNTLLISLEELVKDGLLMENELPDPLDMEYVEFDTVANLKEPLIAKAAERLLQSHGELRTQYDCFKKNPNISGWLEDAALFAAIDRSIDALSWYEWPEPLKNRHLGALEDIYQKQKDFIEIFMAQQFLFQRQWQRIRKHAKKLGISIMGDMPIYVGYHSADVWANRKSFLLDKNGFPTFVSGVPPDAFSETGQLWNSPLYDWKAMEAGGFEWWIKRINRALDLYDEFRIDHFRGLAGFWAVPSESKVALVGSWRAGPRNAFFDALFKAVGRINIIAEDLGVITEDVVDLRKSIEAPGMAVLQFAFGGGSDNPHLPHNHEFDQVVYTGTHDNDTVIGWWQTLPEEEKQTVFKYLPEANRTEISWALITAALSSVARTSMVTMQDILGLDSSARMNTPATQKGNWRWMMPSSVSFDSLSPEAAKLKELLGLYNRL